Proteins from a genomic interval of Corynebacterium freiburgense:
- a CDS encoding DUF5979 domain-containing protein: MPVAVVAAFGLVWMSAPVTVAQAQETSTVESSPAQEGGATEEASEDTGEAEPLAPPVENETPAPTASPRGVDVPVGPELTGGPRLEYSVTIKSDGTPDFDSDDQAGNDSSANNGIVRVNDTVTYKLQYSVNEGVGENARFTLALPKGMEFDSLPSFCLAGSSLTPESVGVPSLPLSADSIDELAAQTLECNVGSLSTETQFVEVTAKVLNYVHNGQTLKPVRAGFQVDNAPAISVPESDLPELRASARLKWDISLNSIALEENRGYVYGPSTEPCPWDKNRICKRTGHTVLISAPAGGKGAMPAIGDITFDEDLSFRSLYPTLQPEQYAKLEAEREKYGSRAYPEGTYYSAPGNEIGTRYNNITHTEVNSVRNSGKLLFDKSLAGQAVPFRVVAPDMSLRTYPQQVTRPQGNAIPGNQAYAVSHFFSVYTPVDTIREFGIQKGTTWTLETKNWLKNLEIRGFTGADIQRSDDQPTWNDHRDTTPNISFGARFNKVFTGVPGEPGNMVPEFFSPGYAARGEGPPGGATLRSGGITVAPTQNVLSQLEVSGSNPDYPGDISIVLCDSWDNSRLHLQSRDVPASTYDKITFQSVPSQGAPVWVSGYNNVRDGKGGVRNAQAPNEVPAIKVQYSPTAGGSRDASECGDAQGPWFDNPADVPGNDAAQAQQGIYTGVARVRVHSILPAPVSNSSTLGNGVRMGISINQRIADSGRPTGDIIPNWAAMKVVAGSALNMEETLAANTGWSRSDYNPEGHTGSPGDRLILGLAQVRVDKKVRRGTEGEFTDTPPRVSGGGVRDSATGQLIPADTVQYLISPSLTSGVLTPGILKDVWVEDCLPSSQVFIQASRPPVEVFPGFTPSDAKRNKCDSDETYIRWVYPKHEVNRPIEPIILTTEVSPIAKPGVYNNVVQVWAEDDASSVKQRKDNAQVQINNIAGIKLEKLALTPEVQVNREGQQHHELNKWRVTLANTLPKGGTSAVQNPDIIDVLPKNGVAGSQFQGTFEFVSAKVLTGDSNVRILYTKDANVDLDQRNNANVTWCESAESNDASCPQNPSEVTALRIQRPGLFDSGDTIAIELAMKGIGNARDNVYVNRVFAAAEGLQYPVGPIANAERVIESEIGDFTWWDINRNGEQDNFNGEPEPLAENVEVRLEGVDDLGNQVALQTTTNASGRYLFNKLRASNGDGYTVTFRGKGSLTQKNAKGVDTERDSNADQQTGASEPVVLHANTSNYSIDAGFVTEGSLVFTKLLKGQGVEKYAPGDRYEFKVTCTLGDKEVVNKTITMVAEKGQTEITAEPINNIPAEAVCKVTETNAGRADQGQQETNDIKITWNPETGKGNQVAIALTNNYSAGAIRIAKRLEGEDRAKEAARTKEFRFDVICQMEANQPPVLHIQGVTITGENTVDVLGEDGQPAKLPKGARCFATETESAGAIQTVIDHKDFNTGALIDPANPNELAQITITATNTFEIPRIPVKVSKVVVANGFEGSNDFKVDYRCTAPGRNGDNEVPAEGTVQVTGGSETKIGDFPVGTECQLTGEHEAEIQRQGYTLGINLGETVQVAEPGVTLVATNTYTRDHGSFSITKHIIGDEPDAIAEKKFLIEYKCVDPQGKGETKTGALPVSVAGGPVVAPEIPTGWECTLTENKDSAQRLNFTHTKGEIQPAKFTVEAKDTEVKVAVTNEYTRDHGTFSVTKKVTGDNAETNRNTTFKVNYVCGDARGVLEVPGNGTTVPGPQIPVGTQCEITEDLASAQQENHTVAAKVTPSTFTVTGKDSVTKVEVSNEYKRHKGGVTLTKEVKGDATTIAPKEFNFEYTCTGLPAGEKRQAKVTPGKITEITDLPTGTCTFIEQGASAKNSDHSVVISVNGKEPTPGAQVTVDVTKDTTVTVHAVNTYTVHRKPFEILKEIEADVAKDELAARKVFTFNYTCEPPFQGLEKQIGTLNVRADGKPIASPPIPVGSKCTVEEDAASAAEPNYDVQTAKPETFTIGEGEAIHRVTAKNVYTHHRGTFEMAKLVEGVNHLQDHTFAFHYECTDGTKGTLEVKGNGKAAASNAQIQVGAICRVWEDVDRAQQPGLTLRPVSDMEFKIKQKGQKVVLSAVNHYTPPNTPPGIPLIPLIPPLNPVVPAKPTPSADNGNVVARIVRQGQQLAKTGVSNLIIPMTGISLVLVVGGLALVLVRRNRKE, from the coding sequence GTGCCTGTCGCAGTCGTGGCTGCATTTGGGCTTGTCTGGATGAGCGCGCCAGTCACTGTGGCGCAAGCCCAAGAAACCAGTACCGTGGAATCTTCACCTGCACAGGAAGGGGGTGCAACCGAGGAAGCATCGGAAGATACTGGAGAGGCTGAACCTCTTGCACCTCCAGTGGAGAATGAGACACCTGCACCGACTGCATCACCTCGTGGTGTAGATGTACCAGTAGGCCCCGAACTTACGGGTGGGCCGCGATTAGAGTATTCGGTGACTATAAAGTCGGATGGCACACCGGATTTTGATAGTGATGATCAAGCTGGCAATGATTCCAGTGCAAACAATGGCATTGTTCGTGTGAATGACACTGTGACGTATAAGTTGCAGTATTCAGTCAATGAGGGTGTAGGCGAAAACGCCAGGTTTACATTAGCTTTGCCAAAAGGTATGGAGTTTGATTCACTGCCAAGTTTCTGTTTGGCGGGAAGTTCGCTTACTCCTGAAAGTGTTGGCGTTCCGAGTTTGCCATTATCGGCCGATTCGATTGATGAACTTGCTGCTCAGACATTGGAATGTAATGTTGGTTCATTAAGCACAGAAACCCAATTTGTTGAGGTCACCGCCAAAGTATTGAACTATGTGCATAATGGGCAGACCTTAAAGCCAGTGCGGGCAGGTTTCCAGGTGGATAATGCCCCGGCAATTTCAGTGCCGGAATCGGATCTCCCTGAGCTCAGGGCGTCGGCACGCTTAAAGTGGGATATTTCCTTAAACTCTATTGCGCTTGAAGAAAACCGAGGGTACGTCTATGGGCCATCAACGGAACCTTGCCCCTGGGATAAAAACCGGATTTGTAAACGCACCGGCCATACTGTGCTTATTTCCGCGCCGGCCGGTGGTAAGGGCGCGATGCCAGCAATCGGCGATATCACTTTTGATGAGGATTTATCCTTCCGCAGCCTCTACCCAACGTTACAACCCGAGCAGTACGCCAAGTTGGAAGCTGAGCGGGAAAAATACGGTAGCCGAGCATACCCAGAAGGCACCTACTATAGCGCGCCTGGTAATGAGATCGGCACACGGTATAACAACATCACACACACCGAAGTGAATTCTGTGCGGAATTCCGGCAAGCTGCTTTTTGATAAATCACTAGCCGGCCAAGCAGTACCGTTCCGTGTGGTTGCACCAGATATGTCGCTACGCACGTATCCCCAGCAGGTAACACGGCCGCAGGGTAATGCAATTCCAGGCAATCAAGCATATGCGGTTTCGCATTTCTTTAGTGTGTATACCCCTGTGGATACTATTCGGGAATTTGGTATTCAAAAAGGGACTACATGGACGCTGGAGACAAAGAACTGGCTGAAAAACCTAGAGATTCGTGGTTTTACAGGTGCAGATATTCAGCGTAGCGATGACCAACCAACTTGGAATGATCACCGTGATACCACTCCAAATATTTCCTTTGGTGCTCGCTTTAATAAAGTATTTACCGGTGTTCCAGGCGAACCCGGCAATATGGTTCCTGAATTCTTCTCGCCAGGATATGCCGCCCGCGGTGAAGGGCCTCCCGGAGGCGCCACCTTACGGAGCGGTGGTATTACAGTAGCGCCTACCCAAAATGTGCTTTCTCAATTGGAAGTTTCAGGCTCGAATCCGGATTACCCAGGGGATATAAGTATTGTCTTGTGCGATTCTTGGGATAATTCACGTTTGCATCTTCAATCCCGAGATGTGCCTGCTAGCACCTATGATAAAATAACCTTCCAATCGGTGCCTTCTCAAGGTGCACCCGTGTGGGTTTCTGGATATAACAATGTCCGAGATGGCAAAGGCGGTGTGCGCAATGCACAGGCCCCAAATGAGGTGCCAGCAATAAAGGTGCAATATTCGCCTACGGCTGGTGGAAGTAGGGACGCCTCCGAGTGCGGCGATGCACAAGGGCCATGGTTTGATAACCCAGCCGACGTTCCGGGTAACGACGCCGCGCAAGCCCAACAAGGCATTTACACCGGCGTTGCCCGTGTGCGGGTTCATAGCATCCTTCCAGCACCCGTATCTAATAGCTCAACACTGGGCAATGGCGTGCGAATGGGTATTTCCATTAATCAACGAATCGCAGATTCTGGCCGTCCTACTGGAGATATCATCCCTAACTGGGCAGCTATGAAAGTGGTCGCAGGTAGTGCCCTGAATATGGAGGAAACCTTAGCGGCTAACACTGGATGGAGTCGTTCCGACTATAACCCGGAAGGACACACAGGTAGTCCTGGTGACCGTCTTATTTTGGGATTAGCCCAAGTACGCGTTGACAAGAAAGTTCGCCGCGGCACCGAAGGTGAATTTACTGATACACCTCCTCGCGTCAGCGGAGGCGGCGTGCGCGATAGCGCCACCGGACAGTTAATTCCTGCCGATACTGTGCAATACCTGATTTCTCCTTCACTGACCTCGGGTGTACTTACCCCTGGCATTCTCAAGGATGTGTGGGTTGAGGACTGCTTGCCTTCATCTCAAGTATTTATTCAGGCTTCACGTCCACCGGTAGAAGTATTTCCTGGCTTTACACCAAGTGACGCTAAGCGCAATAAGTGCGATTCTGATGAAACTTATATTCGTTGGGTCTATCCAAAGCATGAGGTAAACAGGCCAATCGAACCGATTATTTTAACTACGGAAGTTTCGCCAATTGCAAAACCTGGCGTGTACAACAATGTGGTTCAGGTGTGGGCTGAAGATGATGCTTCATCAGTAAAACAGCGCAAGGACAATGCCCAGGTGCAGATTAATAATATTGCTGGCATTAAGTTGGAGAAGCTGGCCCTAACCCCAGAAGTTCAAGTGAACCGTGAAGGCCAACAGCACCACGAGCTTAATAAATGGCGGGTTACCCTGGCGAATACTTTGCCAAAGGGTGGCACTTCTGCCGTGCAAAACCCCGATATTATCGATGTCCTGCCAAAAAACGGTGTAGCCGGTTCACAGTTCCAGGGGACATTTGAATTTGTTTCTGCAAAGGTGCTTACTGGTGATTCGAATGTGCGCATCCTTTACACGAAGGACGCGAATGTTGACCTCGACCAGCGCAATAATGCCAATGTGACCTGGTGTGAATCAGCCGAAAGTAACGACGCCTCCTGCCCCCAGAATCCTAGTGAAGTTACGGCATTGCGCATCCAACGTCCTGGATTATTTGATAGTGGCGATACAATCGCAATCGAACTGGCCATGAAGGGTATTGGTAATGCCCGAGATAACGTCTATGTGAACCGCGTATTCGCAGCTGCCGAAGGCTTGCAATATCCTGTAGGGCCAATCGCTAATGCTGAGCGAGTTATTGAATCCGAAATTGGCGACTTTACCTGGTGGGACATCAACCGCAACGGCGAACAAGATAATTTCAACGGTGAGCCCGAACCTCTGGCCGAAAACGTTGAAGTTCGCCTAGAAGGTGTCGATGATCTTGGAAACCAAGTTGCATTGCAAACCACCACAAATGCCTCTGGACGTTACCTGTTTAATAAACTCCGCGCCTCCAATGGTGATGGTTATACCGTTACCTTCCGTGGTAAAGGTTCACTGACCCAAAAGAACGCCAAAGGCGTGGATACTGAACGCGATTCCAATGCTGACCAACAAACAGGCGCATCTGAGCCTGTTGTGCTGCATGCCAATACCTCCAACTATTCGATCGACGCTGGTTTTGTTACGGAAGGCAGCCTGGTCTTTACAAAATTGCTGAAGGGACAGGGCGTCGAAAAGTATGCCCCAGGTGACCGCTATGAATTCAAAGTCACCTGTACACTCGGCGATAAAGAAGTGGTGAATAAAACCATCACCATGGTCGCTGAAAAGGGACAAACAGAAATCACAGCCGAGCCAATTAATAATATCCCCGCCGAGGCAGTGTGTAAGGTCACCGAAACCAACGCCGGCCGCGCAGACCAAGGGCAGCAGGAAACCAATGACATTAAAATCACTTGGAATCCAGAAACCGGCAAAGGCAACCAAGTAGCAATTGCACTGACCAATAACTACTCCGCAGGTGCTATCCGAATAGCAAAGCGCCTTGAAGGTGAAGACCGCGCAAAGGAAGCCGCCCGCACCAAAGAGTTCCGTTTTGATGTTATCTGCCAAATGGAAGCCAACCAGCCGCCAGTGCTACATATTCAAGGCGTCACCATTACAGGCGAAAACACCGTCGATGTTCTTGGTGAAGACGGCCAACCAGCTAAACTCCCCAAGGGTGCTCGCTGTTTTGCCACCGAAACCGAGTCCGCTGGTGCAATCCAAACCGTGATTGATCACAAGGACTTTAATACCGGTGCGCTAATCGACCCAGCGAATCCGAACGAACTGGCGCAAATCACCATTACTGCAACCAACACCTTTGAAATCCCGCGCATACCAGTAAAGGTATCCAAGGTGGTTGTGGCCAATGGCTTTGAGGGTAGCAATGACTTCAAAGTTGACTACCGGTGTACCGCACCTGGACGCAATGGAGACAATGAAGTTCCAGCCGAAGGCACCGTTCAAGTAACAGGCGGTAGCGAAACCAAGATCGGTGATTTCCCTGTAGGCACAGAATGCCAACTTACCGGTGAACATGAAGCGGAAATACAACGTCAGGGCTACACCCTTGGCATTAATCTTGGTGAAACAGTCCAGGTGGCTGAGCCCGGTGTTACCTTGGTAGCGACCAACACCTATACCCGAGATCACGGTAGCTTTAGCATTACCAAGCACATTATTGGTGATGAACCAGACGCCATTGCGGAAAAGAAATTCCTCATCGAATACAAGTGTGTAGATCCGCAAGGTAAAGGCGAAACCAAAACCGGAGCATTACCAGTCAGCGTTGCTGGAGGGCCAGTTGTAGCACCAGAAATCCCAACGGGCTGGGAATGCACACTGACAGAAAACAAAGATTCCGCACAACGCCTGAACTTCACTCACACCAAGGGCGAAATTCAGCCAGCCAAATTTACCGTGGAAGCAAAAGACACTGAAGTCAAAGTTGCCGTAACCAATGAATACACCCGTGACCACGGCACCTTTAGCGTGACTAAAAAAGTTACTGGTGACAATGCCGAAACCAACCGCAATACCACCTTTAAGGTGAACTATGTATGTGGAGATGCTCGCGGTGTACTTGAGGTTCCCGGAAATGGCACCACGGTACCGGGACCACAAATCCCGGTAGGCACACAGTGCGAAATCACCGAAGACCTCGCCTCTGCACAGCAGGAAAACCACACAGTAGCTGCCAAGGTAACCCCCTCAACATTTACTGTGACCGGCAAAGACTCCGTAACCAAGGTGGAAGTATCTAATGAATACAAACGCCATAAAGGTGGAGTAACGCTGACAAAGGAAGTAAAGGGCGACGCTACTACCATCGCGCCAAAGGAATTCAACTTCGAATACACCTGCACTGGATTACCCGCAGGCGAAAAACGCCAAGCCAAGGTAACCCCAGGAAAGATCACTGAAATCACTGACCTGCCAACGGGCACATGCACCTTTATTGAACAGGGCGCCTCGGCAAAAAATAGCGATCATTCCGTAGTGATCAGCGTAAACGGTAAAGAGCCAACCCCAGGTGCCCAAGTCACAGTAGACGTGACAAAAGACACCACCGTAACTGTCCATGCCGTAAACACATACACGGTGCACCGCAAGCCATTCGAAATCTTGAAAGAAATCGAAGCAGATGTGGCAAAGGACGAGCTGGCGGCCCGCAAGGTATTCACATTCAATTACACCTGCGAACCACCATTCCAGGGGTTAGAGAAACAAATAGGCACCCTCAACGTACGTGCAGATGGCAAACCCATTGCCTCCCCACCGATCCCAGTGGGAAGCAAATGCACCGTAGAAGAAGATGCTGCGTCCGCTGCCGAACCAAACTACGACGTTCAAACCGCAAAACCTGAAACCTTTACTATTGGCGAAGGCGAAGCCATCCATCGAGTAACCGCCAAAAACGTATACACCCATCACCGTGGCACATTCGAAATGGCAAAACTCGTTGAAGGCGTAAACCACCTCCAAGACCACACCTTCGCGTTCCATTACGAATGCACAGATGGAACCAAAGGAACCCTGGAAGTAAAAGGAAACGGGAAAGCAGCCGCATCAAATGCGCAAATCCAGGTGGGTGCAATATGCCGAGTCTGGGAGGACGTAGACCGAGCCCAACAACCAGGACTCACTCTTCGTCCCGTTTCAGATATGGAATTCAAAATCAAACAAAAAGGACAGAAAGTGGTGCTTTCGGCAGTAAACCACTACACCCCGCCGAACACCCCACCAGGAATTCCACTGATCCCACTGATTCCACCACTCAACCCAGTGGTGCCAGCAAAACCAACCCCGTCAGCGGATAATGGAAATGTTGTTGCGCGAATCGTACGGCAAGGCCAGCAGCTGGCCAAGACAGGTGTAAGTAACTTGATTATTCCAATGACAGGCATCTCACTAGTGCTTGTAGTTGGAGGATTGGCACTTGTCCTTGTACGGAGAAACCGTAAAGAGTAA
- a CDS encoding DUF5979 domain-containing protein, whose translation MLNQSLRAATALSGWRILRSVVTFFIVSALIVFGTQIVVGHPAKAQDKIVNEPVTPQNQDKKNLYISNITLRRHGDSTGELPLVVNDTAGTLALDWSNTFPGSLEERPVAGKSFTVELPKELVFAQRGVDIKPIPMKHDSGKVVGECTFEMRRAVCAFDGRAEKLWSEEGARNFRGTFSSWVEMTVPTEGKGSTLPFVVNGQNLDITLPGGVIKDQAHPGEGTPWYKSVGSVNPGADTLHWYFKITGKYLQDQFKAKNITQTMDGRTPFTIILKDVAESPLYFEADKLKGLSIRKQEFTRTCTVEEAETPNQRGSVCGNVSKPFDGSTIEYKIDPNDPKKIDIIITGPFSPDDTYSINGLNTTVHGKINSGIKYKNTAKIVYQAPDGTTKDVNDKYVRTAVHVDKRKAKVEYDQERGFFVVEKRVDGDILAIDPEKTSFDVEFKYEFPEGRTFTDWKDLEPLKAMSTNVTEHGGTATFKVGAFKQGFPSMAKEGQPLVNIPFPTGTKITLQEQIDTNAPFQHAQAKAGEFYWGEPRYAVDKEAKDQAKAGPVSFTIQKATNEKVETKVYLHNEVENRNGTFKVKKTVQGVVGEAGNGKSFKFTYTCSDNQSGEVDVPGNGEAVAVDKQFPIGTTCDVQEADAIEPIENHDLVKPAPQQVQIAADEQTLTFVNAYKSRGTFEVAKRVEGVEEAALQGKTYSFDYVCGPEKGRIENVIPGGPAVPAPATFPTGTTCTVTESLEAAKVEGYTVAPHKPVEVTIGAPGAPLVKAEFVNNYTRDLGSFKIRKSVKGDGNFTNDSFDVQYRCGAAEPVTLNLKGNEEWTVVENLPTGTVCEISEDQAGAKRAGFTEAIKIDHSTVKIDKTKVAEVTVTNTYAQNKGGFTISKSLAGTGQYRAKDKEFTFSYKCTDPQGDVVKEEKQLKVKAGEVKRITDVPELATCVVEELDGEVQNADLKTVVNVELEDGEPAAPVAEKPASPDVPANNGAPAAEAPENAVAPAENAPADNAAAPQPVVAVPVADPLEDAGEAANENPAEGDAVQPAPAPTPAPAPVQPDIAVTPAENVPAGDAPAVISPEKPEKQDAPVVVGEGVVAGNKGTFTIGKDTTHKVLVVNEYTDHVGSLSVTKIVEGDSVEMMKDQPFIFDIKCQDGQSKVLEVLGNGTPVDSGLRIPVGTKCEVSEQTDKAQRAGFDLKAPEKQEVTIAKRDEVVAATFKNEYTKHVGTFSVAKTVKGLPAEEAKDKEFLFNYSCSGGQKGEIKVKGDGVAVDAGVKIPVGTDCTVTENAASAKVKGFTVKLPENQNIRFENKDEKKELSFTNEYKPEPSVPMPGDPDPKNPPKNTPPNPGILGFLPFIPFLFGNAGSSDAPNGTNSNTVAGTNNTTNGTNNTASPAAQKSVLANTGASVIGIGLLALVVTSVGIFLAVRGRKSKS comes from the coding sequence ATGTTAAATCAATCGCTGCGCGCAGCAACCGCATTGAGCGGTTGGCGTATCCTGCGTTCAGTGGTGACCTTCTTCATTGTGAGCGCCTTGATTGTCTTTGGTACTCAGATTGTGGTGGGTCATCCTGCGAAAGCTCAGGATAAGATTGTTAATGAGCCTGTTACTCCTCAGAACCAGGATAAGAAGAACCTTTACATCTCGAATATAACGCTTCGTCGCCACGGGGATAGTACCGGCGAGTTGCCCTTGGTTGTGAATGATACAGCAGGTACTCTTGCCCTGGATTGGTCGAATACGTTTCCTGGGAGTCTGGAAGAGCGTCCTGTTGCGGGTAAAAGCTTCACTGTTGAGCTTCCTAAGGAACTGGTGTTTGCTCAGCGTGGGGTGGACATTAAGCCAATTCCCATGAAACACGATAGTGGCAAGGTCGTTGGCGAGTGTACTTTCGAGATGCGCCGGGCGGTTTGCGCCTTCGATGGGCGTGCAGAAAAACTCTGGTCTGAGGAAGGTGCTCGTAATTTCAGGGGAACATTCTCCAGTTGGGTTGAGATGACCGTCCCGACTGAAGGTAAAGGCAGCACTCTGCCTTTCGTTGTGAACGGACAGAATCTGGATATTACGTTGCCTGGTGGCGTGATTAAAGATCAAGCTCACCCAGGTGAAGGCACCCCATGGTACAAATCTGTTGGTTCAGTTAATCCAGGGGCCGATACTTTACATTGGTATTTCAAGATCACTGGTAAATACTTGCAAGACCAATTTAAGGCAAAAAACATTACACAGACAATGGATGGACGTACTCCATTTACCATTATTCTGAAGGATGTTGCTGAGTCCCCATTGTATTTCGAGGCCGATAAGCTCAAAGGATTAAGTATTCGGAAGCAAGAATTTACAAGGACTTGCACCGTGGAGGAGGCGGAAACTCCAAACCAGCGTGGTTCTGTGTGTGGTAACGTATCGAAGCCTTTCGATGGATCAACTATTGAATATAAGATTGATCCGAACGATCCTAAGAAAATTGATATTATTATTACCGGACCGTTTTCCCCGGACGATACCTACAGTATTAATGGCTTAAACACCACGGTCCATGGCAAAATTAATTCGGGCATTAAATACAAGAACACAGCCAAGATTGTGTACCAAGCTCCTGACGGTACAACAAAGGACGTTAACGATAAGTACGTTCGTACCGCTGTACATGTTGATAAGCGTAAGGCTAAGGTTGAGTACGATCAAGAGCGTGGCTTTTTCGTAGTAGAGAAGCGCGTCGATGGCGACATTCTTGCGATCGATCCAGAGAAAACTTCGTTTGATGTTGAGTTCAAATATGAGTTTCCGGAAGGCAGAACATTTACGGACTGGAAAGATCTGGAACCTCTCAAGGCTATGTCTACAAATGTGACTGAGCATGGTGGTACGGCCACATTTAAAGTGGGAGCATTTAAACAGGGCTTCCCTTCGATGGCTAAAGAGGGGCAACCATTGGTGAATATCCCATTCCCAACTGGCACGAAGATCACCTTGCAAGAACAGATCGACACGAATGCTCCGTTCCAGCATGCACAGGCGAAGGCTGGAGAGTTCTACTGGGGCGAGCCTCGGTATGCTGTGGATAAGGAAGCCAAGGATCAGGCTAAGGCTGGTCCTGTGTCTTTCACTATTCAAAAGGCAACGAACGAAAAGGTTGAGACGAAGGTTTACCTGCACAACGAGGTAGAAAACCGTAATGGTACCTTCAAGGTAAAGAAGACTGTTCAAGGTGTTGTAGGCGAAGCTGGTAACGGCAAGTCCTTTAAGTTCACCTACACCTGTTCTGACAACCAATCTGGTGAGGTCGACGTTCCTGGAAACGGTGAGGCAGTGGCCGTCGATAAGCAATTCCCGATTGGCACTACCTGTGACGTCCAAGAGGCCGATGCTATCGAACCGATTGAGAACCATGATTTGGTGAAGCCTGCGCCTCAGCAAGTGCAAATCGCTGCTGATGAGCAAACCTTGACCTTTGTCAATGCGTACAAATCACGGGGTACCTTCGAGGTAGCTAAACGTGTAGAGGGCGTTGAAGAGGCAGCCCTACAAGGCAAGACCTACAGCTTCGACTATGTTTGTGGTCCTGAAAAGGGTCGTATTGAAAACGTCATTCCTGGCGGGCCGGCAGTTCCAGCTCCTGCAACCTTCCCAACCGGTACCACATGTACTGTGACCGAAAGCTTGGAAGCAGCAAAGGTCGAAGGTTACACTGTGGCTCCTCATAAGCCAGTTGAGGTAACCATTGGTGCCCCAGGCGCACCTCTTGTTAAGGCGGAATTTGTAAACAACTACACCCGCGACCTGGGATCCTTCAAGATCCGCAAGAGCGTTAAGGGCGATGGAAACTTCACCAATGATTCCTTTGATGTTCAATACCGTTGTGGTGCAGCCGAGCCTGTAACTCTTAACCTTAAGGGCAACGAGGAATGGACTGTTGTAGAAAACCTTCCAACTGGTACTGTGTGTGAAATTTCCGAAGACCAAGCAGGCGCTAAGCGTGCTGGTTTCACCGAGGCTATTAAGATTGATCACTCAACGGTGAAAATCGATAAGACCAAGGTGGCCGAAGTTACTGTTACCAATACCTATGCTCAGAACAAGGGTGGTTTCACCATCTCCAAGAGCCTTGCAGGTACTGGCCAATATCGTGCCAAGGATAAGGAATTCACCTTTAGCTACAAGTGCACCGATCCTCAAGGTGACGTAGTTAAGGAAGAAAAGCAGCTTAAAGTTAAGGCTGGTGAAGTAAAGCGCATCACCGATGTTCCTGAACTGGCAACATGCGTAGTTGAAGAACTCGATGGTGAAGTACAAAACGCTGACCTGAAGACCGTTGTAAACGTTGAGCTTGAAGATGGCGAGCCAGCAGCTCCAGTAGCTGAAAAGCCAGCTTCCCCTGATGTACCAGCAAACAACGGTGCGCCAGCAGCTGAAGCTCCTGAGAATGCAGTTGCTCCTGCTGAGAATGCTCCAGCCGACAATGCAGCAGCACCTCAGCCAGTAGTTGCTGTACCAGTTGCAGATCCACTTGAAGATGCTGGAGAAGCAGCGAACGAGAATCCAGCTGAAGGTGACGCCGTTCAACCTGCGCCTGCACCTACACCTGCACCTGCACCTGTACAGCCAGATATCGCAGTAACTCCTGCCGAAAATGTTCCAGCCGGTGATGCTCCCGCTGTTATTTCTCCTGAAAAGCCAGAAAAGCAAGATGCACCTGTAGTAGTGGGTGAAGGCGTGGTCGCGGGTAATAAGGGCACCTTCACTATTGGCAAAGACACGACCCATAAAGTCCTAGTGGTAAATGAATACACCGATCATGTTGGTAGCCTCAGCGTGACCAAGATCGTTGAAGGTGATTCAGTAGAAATGATGAAGGACCAGCCATTTATCTTCGACATTAAGTGTCAAGATGGTCAGTCTAAGGTTCTTGAGGTACTTGGCAACGGGACTCCAGTGGACTCTGGCCTTCGGATCCCTGTAGGTACCAAGTGTGAGGTTTCAGAGCAAACTGATAAGGCTCAACGGGCTGGATTCGACCTGAAAGCTCCAGAAAAGCAGGAAGTTACCATTGCAAAGCGCGATGAGGTTGTAGCTGCAACGTTCAAGAACGAATACACCAAGCACGTTGGTACATTCTCCGTAGCCAAGACCGTTAAGGGCCTGCCTGCTGAAGAAGCGAAGGATAAAGAATTCCTCTTTAACTACTCTTGCTCTGGCGGGCAAAAGGGTGAGATCAAGGTCAAGGGCGACGGTGTAGCTGTGGATGCAGGTGTAAAGATTCCTGTAGGCACAGACTGTACTGTGACTGAAAACGCTGCTTCTGCCAAGGTAAAGGGCTTTACTGTCAAGCTTCCTGAGAACCAAAACATTCGATTTGAGAACAAGGACGAGAAAAAAGAACTGTCCTTTACAAACGAATACAAGCCAGAACCTTCCGTTCCGATGCCTGGAGATCCGGATCCAAAGAATCCGCCAAAGAATACCCCTCCAAACCCAGGTATTCTCGGATTCCTCCCGTTCATTCCATTCTTGTTTGGTAATGCTGGAAGCTCCGACGCTCCAAATGGCACAAATTCCAATACGGTTGCTGGAACCAATAACACCACAAATGGAACAAACAACACTGCGAGCCCTGCTGCTCAAAAGAGCGTGCTGGCAAATACCGGTGCATCTGTAATTGGTATTGGTCTCCTGGCCCTCGTAGTGACCTCCGTTGGTATTTTCCTGGCGGTCCGCGGACGTAAAAGCAAAAGCTAG